The DNA sequence CTGTCTAGATAAATAAGCTTGAGCACCTTCTTGAATTGCTCCAGCTATTTCTTGCATCCGTTCATTGCCCGGGTCTGCTGCAAGTACGGAGCGGATTGCCCAAACCCCGTATAGTATTGACAGCACACCGCAACCAATGACCCCCCATAAAACCATGTCCATGTAGGTAACTCCCCATATAGTTTAGCGTTTTCTTTTTACACCGCTATTGAGGCATTAAGATTCAATTCTGACAAGGTGGTAATTGTGGGAAAGTTGGATTCTTTGCCACTAAAGCGCTAAAAAATGACAATTTTTCCGTGCATATTTTTTAATCATTTCAAAAATGGCTAAATTTCTGTCCTTTTAGGCTCAATTCGCCCCCGTTTTCATTTCTATAAATTACGCCATGTTCTATAGATTCGATCTGACCTATGTTGGTCATCGGGATTTCAATTGTCCTTAGGGTATTGGCGAAAACTTCACTGTCTTTTTGTGGGATGGTGCATAAAATTTCATAATCATCTCCCCATCCAAGACAGTGTGACTTTAAAACTTTATCCTCAAAGAACAATTTTTGAGCAGGCTTTGAAACTGGGATCTGGTCGTAATCTATAACAGCTCCGCAGTTTGAAGCTGCGCACAATTTTTCAAGATCAGCAACGATACCGTCAGATAAATCCATTGAGCTTGAGGCATACTCTTTTATAATTTTTGAAAGCACGCATCTTGGTTTTGGTTTTAAGTATCTATCAAGAAGCTCGACTTTTTCTTCGTTTTTTAATGACCAACTTTTCGTTTCTTCTTTATCTGCACGTAATTTAAACCCAAGTGCTGCATCCCCTAATGTCCCACTTACATAGATTTGGTCACCAATATTTGCACCAGACCTTTTTACCATTCTCCCTTTTTCAATTTGT is a window from the Hyphomicrobiales bacterium 4NK60-0047b genome containing:
- the thiL gene encoding thiamine-phosphate kinase; translation: MLTETSFIKTYLKPLCSSKGSLSLSDDAAILNPDPQQDIIISKDILIAGQHFFEIDDPKDIAYKALAVNLSDIAAKGAKPLSFMLGIAFPEAPGAKWAESFVQGLKMAMQQFDLSLLGGDTTGTKGPLVVSITIFGQIEKGRMVKRSGANIGDQIYVSGTLGDAALGFKLRADKEETKSWSLKNEEKVELLDRYLKPKPRCVLSKIIKEYASSSMDLSDGIVADLEKLCAASNCGAVIDYDQIPVSKPAQKLFFEDKVLKSHCLGWGDDYEILCTIPQKDSEVFANTLRTIEIPMTNIGQIESIEHGVIYRNENGGELSLKGQKFSHF